A part of Xenopus tropicalis strain Nigerian chromosome 4, UCB_Xtro_10.0, whole genome shotgun sequence genomic DNA contains:
- the LOC116410312 gene encoding sn1-specific diacylglycerol lipase alpha-like, giving the protein MPGIVVFRCRWSVGSDDLVLPGIFLFVLHSTWFVILSVVLFGLTYNPHETCSLNLVDHGRGYLGILLSCMIAEMAIIWLSMRGGILYTEPRDSMQYVLYVRLAILVIEFIYAIVGIVWLAQYYTSCNDVTAKNVTLELNLS; this is encoded by the exons ATGCCAGGAATTGTTGTTTTCCGCTGCCGCTGGTCTGTGGGCAGCGATGATTTGGTGCTGCCCGGAATCTTCCTCTTCGTGCTGCATAGTACCTG GTTTGTTATCCTGTCTGTGGTTCTCTTTGGACTGACGTATAACCCACACGAGACATGCTCCCTCAACTTGGTAGATCATGGTCGGGGGTACCTGGGCATCCTGCTCAGCTGCATGATTGCAGAAATGGCCATTATCTGGCTGAGCATGAGAGGGGGCATCCTATACACCGAGCCTCGGGACTCCATGCAGTATGTGCTCTACGTGCGCCTGG CGATCCTGGTGATTGAGTTCATATACGCAATCGTGGGCATTGTCTGGCTGGCTCAGTATTACACGTCGTGCAATGATGTCACTGCCAAAAATGTCACACTGG agtTAAATCTGAGCTAA